From the genome of Planctomycetia bacterium:
GCATCTTGCTTTGCTGCCCGGGAAAGCGCAGCGTCTCCCATTCCATGTCGTCGATGTGCCGGAACTGCGCCGCGTGATCCTGATCGTGCTTCATTTGGTCTCCTTTTCGGTCGATGGCAGCATTTTGGCCGCTATCCCGCGCCAGGCGCGGCTCTGAGCAAAAAATTGGCAGCATTAGTAATGCAGCCGGATCCCGCCGAGTGGCCGGATGCCGACACGCAGCATAGCGCACCAAGCTCATGGGCGAGATCTGCGGACTGGGTCTAAAATGTTCCGAACCATTCACGGACTCGCAATGGCAAAACAAAAACGGCCGGTCCTTAAACCGGTGAAGAAAAAGCTTTCCCGACCCAAGCTCGCCAAAGCGGCCGAGTACCGGCACAAGGAGGAAGCGCTCGCCCGGCCAGACGTCGGCACTCAACCGCAGTTCAGGAAGAAAGCGCCGCCAAAGACCTACCGGTACGATTCTTCGCTGGCCCCCTCGCTCGAATGGGATGCCGGCAATCCCGTTCGCGAAGAGGGCGAGGCACTGTTGCGGCAGTTGCAGGAGGCGGCGACGCTCGACGAGGCCAAGTCCGTCGCGGCAAAACTGGCGGCGCTCGGAAAGCCTTTTCTCAATTGGGCCGGAAAGCCCGAGAGGACCTCGTTCGATGTGCCGACGTTACCGCTTTTCATTCACGAGCGTCTGTCGACCCGTGCCATCCTCGAGACTCTGAAAGGTCATCGCGCCGATAGGCAATTGGGTCTGTTCGATCTGTTCGCCGATCCGCAGCGTCCAATTCACGAACAGGTGCTGAGGGCCTACGAATACAAGGACGACTGGGTCAATCGCATGATCCTTGGCGATTCGCTGGTCGCGATGAATTCGCTGCTTCATTACGAGTCGCTCGGCGGACAGGTGCAGATGATCTACATGGATCCGCCCTACGGCGTGAAGTTCGGCTCGAACTTCCAGCCTTTCGTGCGCAAGCGCGACGTCACGCACAACGACGATGAGGACATGACGCGCGAGCCGGAAATGGTGCAGGCCTACCGCGATACCTGGGAATTGGGTCTGCATTCCTACCTGACTTACTTGCGCGACCGATTGCTCCTGTCGCGGGAGTTGCTCGCTCCGACCGGCTCGATCTTTGTGCAGATCTCTGATGAGAACTTGCACCATGTGCGTGAGTTGCTGGATGAAGTGTTTGGTGCCGAGAATTTCGTCTCTCAGATCAGCTTTCAAACTACGTCGGGCTTCGAGACATCGACAATCGCGACTCTCGGTGACTTTCTGCTTTGGTATGCGCGCGACAAAGGAAGAGTGAAAGTACGCAAGCTTTTCGCTCCTCAGCCGGTTATTTTGGGTGAGGGAAACGCAAAGTGGGTACTCCTTCCAGATGGAAGTTATCGCGGAGTTACGGCTGCTGAGCGCCGTGGAGAAATTCCGTTGCCAAAGGATGCTCGCCTTTACATTCCTGACAATATCCAAGGACAAGGAGCCGCAAGTACCGACCAGACGTTTATCTTCGACGGCAAACCATATAGGCCTGGATCCACGTCGCACTGGAAGGCAAGTTTTCCGAAGGGAATGGAAGTACTAGCCAAAGCTGGGCGCTTGCATGCGGCGAAAGAAAGTCTTCGATATCGGAGGTATGCAGACGATTTCCCTTACACGGAGCGCGGAAACATCTGGACGGATACGCTTACCGGCAACTTTACCGACGAGAAAATTTACGTCGTACAAACCAACACCAAGGTCGCCGAACGCTGTTTGCTGCTTGCAACCGATCCGGGTGACTTGGTGGTGGATCCCACCTGCGGTTCCGGCACAACCGCCTACGTCGCCGAACAATGGGGTCGCCGCTGGATCACGATGGATACGTCCCGAGTCCCATTGGCTCTCGCTCGCCAGCGCCTCCTGACCGCCACCTTTCCCTGGTACGGGCTGAAGGACGAAACGCGAGGCCCCGCGGGAGGATTCATCTACAAGCGCCGGCAGAATTCGAAGGGCGACGAAGTCGGCGGGATCGTGCCTCATATCACCTTGGGATCGATCGCGAACAATGAGCCTCCCAAGGAGGAGGTGCTCGTGGATCGTCCTGAGGAATTGAAGGGCGTTACCCGAGTTACGGGTCCGTTCGTGTTTGAGGCGACGATCCCGACGGCGATGGGACTAGATGCGGAGCCCGCGTCTAAGAAAGAGGCTCCCGACCAGACAGCGAACGCGGAAGCAACCATTGTCGATCGAATGCTCGAAATTCTGCGCCACTCCCCGGTGGTGCAGATCGGTGGGGGTGCGACGGTAACCTTCCGCAATCTGCGCCGGCCCGCGAAGACGCTTTCTCTCTCGGCTGAAGCGGTGGTCGATCCCTCCGGCAAAGGGAAGTCCGTTCGATTGGACGAGGCCGTACAGGCCGCCGATGAAGCCAACCGCGTAAGTCTGCCGTTTTCTGGCAAGCCGGTTGCACTGGTGTTTGGGCCGGAAAACGGCGCAATCGCCGAGCGCCTGGTCTGGGAGGCGGCACGCGAGGCCACGGCCAAGAACTATTCACACCTTTACGTGATCGGCTTCGCCATCCAGCCGCCCGCCAGGCAACTGATCGAGAACTGCGAGCAGGCAGTAGGCATTCCGGCCACCTACGTGCAGGCCACGCCGGATTTGATGATGGGCGATCTGCTCAAGAATATGCGCTCCTCCCAGATCCTGTCCGTATGCGGCCTACCGGAGATTGCGGTCAGAGGGACGAAGGCGCCAGCCCACGAAACGTCGAAAGAAAAGCGAGGCGGTCTGTGGTTCGAAGTCGAGCTGCTCGGCCTGGACGTCTTCGATCCGGCCACTATGCAGGTCATGCACAAGAAGGGAGACGATGTGCCGGCATGGTTGCTCGATACCGACTACAACGGATTATCGTTTCACGTTTCGCAAGCATTTTTTCCTCGAACTCAGGCCTGGGACAATCTGAAGCGGGCATTGAAGGGTGAATACGAAGATAGTGTCTGGGCCCATCTGGCGGGCAATGTTTCGGTGCCCTTCGAGGCAGGCACGCACAAGCAAATTGCGGTCAAGGTAATCGACGATCGTGGAAACGAATTGATGGTGACGCAGGACCTGAGAGACACCAAATGAAACTCGTACGAGTTGTCGTTCGAAATTTCAAGCGATTCGACGAGGTGTCGTTCGAACTTCCCGGCCATACCGTCGTCGCTGGGCCGAACAACATGGGCAAGACTACGTTGCTTCAAGCAATTGCCGTATGGGAGCTGGCATTCCGTACCTGGAAAAATCTCAATAACTTCCACCGGCGCGGCGGAGCTTACCAATATGCACCTATAGCGCGTCAGGCATTCGCCGCGGTGCCCTTGAGGCAATTCGACCTGCTGTGGACGGGACGTCGCACTGCCAGGCCGATCGAAATCTCATTGCAGTTTGACCGGGGCGCGCCAATGAACATGGAGATCTGGCACGACACGACCGAGCAGATCAAGGCGCATCCAAGTGCCACTGTGGACCCGGTTGCGGCGCGTTCGACGACTCTTTCGACTGTCTTCATTCCGCCAATGACCGGCCTTTCGAGAGAAGAGCCGCTCTATGCGCGCGATGAAACGGTTGACAGCCTCCTTGCGCAAGGGCGACCGGGGGAGGTCATCCGGAATCTGCTCTTCAAGGCCCATCAATCCCCGGCTTGGGGTCCGCTTCAGGACGCGATCCGGCGTTTATTCAACTACGAACTTCTGCCGCCGGTCGTTGGCGCAAACATAGTCGTCGAATATCGACGGCCGGGAACCCAAATCGCATACGACATTGCGAGCGCGGGAAGCGGGTTCCAGCAGGTTCTGATGCTATTGACCTTCCTGCACACC
Proteins encoded in this window:
- a CDS encoding site-specific DNA-methyltransferase; its protein translation is MAKQKRPVLKPVKKKLSRPKLAKAAEYRHKEEALARPDVGTQPQFRKKAPPKTYRYDSSLAPSLEWDAGNPVREEGEALLRQLQEAATLDEAKSVAAKLAALGKPFLNWAGKPERTSFDVPTLPLFIHERLSTRAILETLKGHRADRQLGLFDLFADPQRPIHEQVLRAYEYKDDWVNRMILGDSLVAMNSLLHYESLGGQVQMIYMDPPYGVKFGSNFQPFVRKRDVTHNDDEDMTREPEMVQAYRDTWELGLHSYLTYLRDRLLLSRELLAPTGSIFVQISDENLHHVRELLDEVFGAENFVSQISFQTTSGFETSTIATLGDFLLWYARDKGRVKVRKLFAPQPVILGEGNAKWVLLPDGSYRGVTAAERRGEIPLPKDARLYIPDNIQGQGAASTDQTFIFDGKPYRPGSTSHWKASFPKGMEVLAKAGRLHAAKESLRYRRYADDFPYTERGNIWTDTLTGNFTDEKIYVVQTNTKVAERCLLLATDPGDLVVDPTCGSGTTAYVAEQWGRRWITMDTSRVPLALARQRLLTATFPWYGLKDETRGPAGGFIYKRRQNSKGDEVGGIVPHITLGSIANNEPPKEEVLVDRPEELKGVTRVTGPFVFEATIPTAMGLDAEPASKKEAPDQTANAEATIVDRMLEILRHSPVVQIGGGATVTFRNLRRPAKTLSLSAEAVVDPSGKGKSVRLDEAVQAADEANRVSLPFSGKPVALVFGPENGAIAERLVWEAAREATAKNYSHLYVIGFAIQPPARQLIENCEQAVGIPATYVQATPDLMMGDLLKNMRSSQILSVCGLPEIAVRGTKAPAHETSKEKRGGLWFEVELLGLDVFDPATMQVMHKKGDDVPAWLLDTDYNGLSFHVSQAFFPRTQAWDNLKRALKGEYEDSVWAHLAGNVSVPFEAGTHKQIAVKVIDDRGNELMVTQDLRDTK